Below is a genomic region from Nitrospirota bacterium.
GTATACTGCCTTATCAAGCTCATAGTTTCTTTTTGTTGACAGAACTCATTAAGTGTATAGCCCTCATCGGTTTCAGCCATGCTATAGATGGTCTCCGATGATGGCAACTCTGGAGTTAATAGATGTGGAATCTCTCCTTCATAAAGGGTGTTTTCAAATGGTACATATACCTGAAGATAATTACCTAAAAGTATAACCTCTGCGGCAGTTAGACCAAGGGGTCCAAAAAACCTAATATTAAGAGACTCAGGCATCATATAGGCAACAATGCCTTCAATGTCTACGGTTTTACCTTCCTTTAAGAACCCAACCGTTACCTCTGACTTAATGCTTTTTATATCGTTAAAAATCAGGGATCCCCTTAAAGCCTCTACTGTTACAATACCCTCATACGGCTTAAACTGAGGAGGATGCCTTAATGCCTCTTTCTTTGCACATGCAAAAAGACTTAGGGTAAGTGCAATCATCATAAATGATTTTCTGAGGAACATACTTTTTAAGGTAACCTTTTCGTAGAGGAAATTCAAGGGGTGTAGTTTTATTTCCCCTTAAGAAACTCTTCCTTCAATGCAGTGCTTAGAAGCCTTACCTCCGGGTATCTCTCTGCATAAGGCTCGATGCTTTCAAGAAATGATTCTATCTCCTCCTTATCCCCTGTCTGTTCAAGAGATTTCATATAATATGCAAGACCCTTTGGCGTAATCAGCTCCAATGATGTCTCATAATAATCCCTGTAAGGCAGTCCCTGTTTTTTCAATAGATATGCATAGTGAGTAATAGTCGTGTAATAAAACATCTTGACCTCAGTAGAAAACATATCATCCGATTTTTCCTTGAGGCTCCTTTCGTATACAAACCTCTCGAATGCCTTATCTAAGTCTTTGAACTTTTGCTTTTCATCTCCCCTTAAGCCTTTTTTCGGAAAAAGCCTGTAGCACATGATGTATGGTCGGGGAGTGAAATATTTTTTGAGTTTGTCGCTTATGCTCAGGACATTTGGGGTAAAAACCCTTCCACGGCTCACATAAACCTCATCTACCTTTAAAAACAGTTTTCCTCCTGGCAAATCAGGAAACAGGGTTTTATATTTCCAGAATGGGTTTGCCTGTGATAAAACCCCTCCTTTGTCGCTTAAAAGAATAACGACATCGTCTCTTTTCCGCTCTATGAGATTTTCATAGAAAAGGGGAAAGTATGTGGCATCAGAGCTTGTAAGCACAATACTTAAAGTCGGAAGGGCATTCAGTATGTTGCCTGCAAAATCCTCGACAAGATAATAATCGCTAAGATTGTTCTTTTTGATGTTTAGCGGAAGATAAAGCACAAAAGGAAGTAAGAGAACTCCAATTGCAAATGGTCTTGCTGTAAACGGTAACCTCCTTTTAAAATGCCGAAGGAGCCACCAGAGCCCATAGCCTACATTGACTGTAACAAGATATAACAGTGAAAGCATGAAGGGATTTAAAAGAAACAGGTCTTTTTCAACTGGCTCTTCAAATGCATAGACCATTGCCGAAAGGACAATCCCATATGAGGCAAGGGTCACTATAAAATACAAAAGCATGGGCTTCCTTTTCCATAGAGGGATTATTGAAAATATAGACAGGACAGACAGCCACCCAAAGTTTTTAAATATAAGATGCTTGACTGCATTGTATGTGCCTTGAAGCAGGGTTACTGGATGGCCTGCAGGCCCTACGAGTGAAGGAATGCTTGAGCCATATTCTTCCCTAAAGAATGTAATAAGGAATCTATGCAAGGAGCTTGAATCAGAATAACTAAACAGTATGCCATCTG
It encodes:
- a CDS encoding DUF2723 domain-containing protein, with translation MLYTSVFAMGPAHPPGYPLYVLLGKIWTFLPFGSIPYKLNLFSALCGALTSVVVFMSVHILTKDKLTAIFSATLSGFLPLVWSESVKAEVYTLNSVLTLSIFYLGIRFISENGDRRLLFLGSFVLGIGMGNHHTIGFMLFPLMFLLALNKQNRVNTIFISVLFFMLGFSVYIFSYLRSLKYFSDGILFSYSDSSSLHRFLITFFREEYGSSIPSLVGPAGHPVTLLQGTYNAVKHLIFKNFGWLSVLSIFSIIPLWKRKPMLLYFIVTLASYGIVLSAMVYAFEEPVEKDLFLLNPFMLSLLYLVTVNVGYGLWWLLRHFKRRLPFTARPFAIGVLLLPFVLYLPLNIKKNNLSDYYLVEDFAGNILNALPTLSIVLTSSDATYFPLFYENLIERKRDDVVILLSDKGGVLSQANPFWKYKTLFPDLPGGKLFLKVDEVYVSRGRVFTPNVLSISDKLKKYFTPRPYIMCYRLFPKKGLRGDEKQKFKDLDKAFERFVYERSLKEKSDDMFSTEVKMFYYTTITHYAYLLKKQGLPYRDYYETSLELITPKGLAYYMKSLEQTGDKEEIESFLESIEPYAERYPEVRLLSTALKEEFLKGK